In Arachis hypogaea cultivar Tifrunner chromosome 17, arahy.Tifrunner.gnm2.J5K5, whole genome shotgun sequence, a single window of DNA contains:
- the LOC112764796 gene encoding protein CELLULOSE SYNTHASE INTERACTIVE 3 isoform X2 has product MSKSPSPEKHQSVYSSSEPREFIMATEIEDPESTMSTVAKLVEQLHAKLSSAQEKELITTRLLGIARRRKDGRALIGTHSQAMPLFINILRNGTSLAKVNVATILSVLCKDEDLRLKVLLGGCVPPLLSILKYESTDARKAAAEAIYQVSIGGLSEDNVGMKIFVTEDVVPTLWNLLSPKNKQDKIVEGFITGALRNLCGDKDGYWNATLEAGGIEIIVDLLSSDNAVSQSNAASLLARLMSAFSGSIPKVIDSGAVKALVRLVGEENNISVRAGAADALEALSSKSTNAKKAIVDSDGVQILIGAIVAPSKECMQSDGGQALQGHATRALANLCGGMPALIIYLAELSCSPRLTAPVGDIIGALAYTLMVFEEKVDDDQDHFDATKIEDTLVTLLKPRDNKLIQERVLEAMASLYGNVYLSKFLNQADSKKVLVGLITMAAIDVQGYLIRSLTSLCCDRVGIWEAIKKREGIQLLISMLGLSSEQHQEYSVELLAILTDQVEDSKWAITAAGGIPPLVQLLETGSQKAREEAAHVLWSLCCHSEDIRACVEIAGAIPAFLWLLKSGGPKGQEASALALMKLVRVADSATINQLLAMLLGDSPTSKGHIIQVLGHVLTVVSQKDLVEKGCAANKGLRCLVQVINASNEETQEFATSAIANLFTTRQDICDGLVNEDLVLPLMKLLTNKNQGVAIQSARALSSLSRPTNSKAANKLSYIVLEGDVQPLIKLAKTCCVDAAETSVAASESAVAALANLLFDPYIAAEALAEDVVPALTRILEKGTLEGKQNASRALHELLKHFSVGDLLKGDEQCRLTLLALVDSLRSMHIDETEAADALDVIALLARTKHDVSLTYPPLLVLADKSCLEPLVCCLADGPPIVQDKAIEILSRLCGDQPVVLGDLLSSSSRCTGSLAHRIINSASLEVKVGAAALLICAAKDKKELSMDLLDTSGYQKPLIYSLVDMMKQSSNCSLLEIEVCTPRGFMEKNAFPEVDESEIPDAATVLGGTVALWLLSIIASVQVTNKLIILEAGGLEILSEKLARHVSNPQAQYEDTEEIWISALLLAILFQDTKVIQSPATMCTVPSLSLLLTSEEVIDKYFAAQAMASLVQNGDKGIGLAIANSGAVPGLITMIGHIETDMPNLMALSDEFSLVRTPDQVVLDHLFEIEDVRLGSVARKSIPLLVDLLKPIPERPGAPAAALRLLISLADGSDTNKLILAEAGALEALNKYLSLSPQDTTEATISDLLRILYCNSDLINHEASTNSLNQLIAVLRLGSRNSRYSAARALHELFDSLNIRDSELAKQAVHPLVDMLNNTSGSEQEAALMALVKLMSGNSSKASLFTDVEGNPLESLHKILSSASSLELKNYAAQLCFVLFGNSKIRAERIASECIEPLISLMQSDSESAIESGVCAFDRLLEDEHQVELAAACNIVDFLVSLVSGTNYQLIEATISVLLRLGKDRTPTKLDMVKSGIINNCLKLLPLAPSSLCSTIAELFRILTNSNAIARSSEAAKIVEPLFHVLLCRDFNLWGQHSALQALVNILEKPQSLATLKLTPSEVIEPLISFLESPSQAIQQLGTELLAHILAQEHFQQDISTKNAVPPLVQLAGIGILNLQQTAIKALEKLSKTWPKAVADAGGIFELAKVIIQDDPQPPHALWESAALVLSNILYSDADYYFKVPVAVLVKLLNSKVENTVSIALNALVVHDTSDASSAEQMVEAGAIDALLDLLRSHNCEEASGRLLEALFNNVNVREMKMSRYAIAPLSQYLLDPRTKSEPGKLLAALALGDLSQYEGHARASDSVSACRALISLLEDQPTEEMKMVAICALQNFVMNSRTNRRAVAEAGGILVIQELLLSPNTEVAAQAALLIKFLFSTHTLQEYVSNELIRSLTASLERELWSTATINEEVLKTLHVIFMNFPKLHVSEAATVCIPHLVGALKSGGEAAQDSVLDTFCLLKQSWSTMPIDIAKSQAIVAAEAIPILQMLMKTCPPSFHERADSLLHCLPGCLTVIIKRGNNLKQTMGGTCAFCRLTIGNGPPNQTKMVHGTSPEWKEGFTWAFDVPPKGQKLHIVCKSKNTFGKRFRGHQRMARNRASLGWGMVMVFKN; this is encoded by the exons CTACTAAGTCCTAAGAACAAGCAAGACAAAATTGTTGAGGGTTTTATTACTGGAGCATTAAGAAATTTGTGTGGTGATAAGGATGGCTACTGGAATGCAACATTAGAAGCTGGAGGTATTGAAATCATTGTGGATCTCTTGTCTTCAGACAATGCTGTTTCTCAGTCAAATGCAGCTTCTCTGTTGGCTCGTCTAATGTCGGCTTTCAGTGGTAGCATCCCAAAAGTAATAGACTCTGGAGCAGTTAAAGCTTTAGTTCGACTTGTAGGGGAGGAAAACAATATTTCTGTTCGAGCTGGTGCTGCTGATGCTCTAGAGGCCCTTTCTTCAAAGTCAACCAATGCGAAGAAAGCTATTGTTGATTCTGATGGTGTTCAAATCCTTATTGGAGCCATAGTTGCTCCTTCAAAAGAATGTATGCAATCTGATGGTGGCCAGGCTCTTCAAGGGCATGCAACACGAGCTCTAGCCAATTTATGTGGTGGCATGCCTGCATTAATAATATATCTTGCAGAACTTTCCTGTTCTCCTCGTTTGACAGCTCCAGTTGGTGATATAATAGGCGCTCTTGCTTACACCCTTATGGTCTTTGAGGAAAAAGTTGATGATGATCAGGATCATTTTGATGCAACTAAGATAGAGGATACTTTAGTAACTCTTTTAAAGCCTCGAGATAACAAGCTTATTCAAGAGCGTGTCCTTGAGGCCATGGCTAGCCTATATGGTAATGTCTATCTCTCGAAGTTTCTCAATCAAGCAGATTCAAAGAAGGTTCTCGTTGGGCTTATAACTATGGCTGCCATTGATGTGCAAGGATATTTGATACGTTCACTGACAAGCTTGTGCTGTGACAGGGTAGGAATATGGGAGgcgataaaaaaaagagaaggcaTTCAGTTACTTATATCTATGCTGGGATTATCTAGTGAGCAGCATCAAGAGTACTCGGTTGAACTGCTAGCAATCTTAACTGACCAAGTTGAGGACAGCAAGTGGGCAATCACTGCTGCTGGAGGGATTCCACCATTGGTGCAGTTGCTGGAGACAGGATCACAAAAAGCAAGAGAGGAAGCAGCTCATGTTCTTTGGAGTTTGTGTTGTCACAGTGAAGACATCCGTGCTTGCGTTGAAATTGCTGGGGCCATTCCAGCATTTCTGTGGCTTCTTAAGAGTGGTGGGCCAAAAGGACAAGAAGCTTCTGCTTTGGCACTGATGAAGCTTGTCAGAGTTGCTGATTCTGCAACGATAAATCAGCTATTAGCAATGCTCCTAGGAGATTCTCCAACCTCAAAGGGCCATATAATCCAAGTTTTAGGTCATGTACTTACTGTGGTTTCACAGAAAGATCTTGTGGAAAAGGGATGTGCAGCAAATAAAGGCCTAAGATGTCTTGTTCAGGTTATCAATGCATCAAATGaggaaacccaagaatttgcaaCTTCAGCGATAGCTAATTTATTTACCACAAGACAAGACATTTGTGATGGTCTAGTAAATGAAGACCTTGTGCTTCCTTTAATGAAGCTTCTGACTAACAAAAATCAAGGTGTGGCCATTCAATCAGCTCGAGCATTAAGTTCTCTATCACGTCCAACCAATAGCAAAGCTGCAAATAAGTTGTCTTATATAGTACTTGAAGGAGATGTTCAGCCACTAATTAAGTTGGCTAAAACATGCTGTGTGGATGCTGCAGAAACTTCTGTTGCTGCTTCTGAATCCGCTGTTGCTGCATTGGCCAACCTTCTTTTTGATCCTTATATTGCTGCCGAGGCCCTGGCTGAAGATGTTGTTCCAGCTTTAACAAGAATTCTGGAGAAAGGAACCTTGGAAGGTAAACAAAATGCATCACGAGCTCTTCATGAATTATTGAAGCATTTTTCAGTAGGAGATCTTCTTAAGGGAGACGAACAGTGCCGTTTAACTTTGCTAGCCCTTGTTGATTCGTTAAGATCTATGCATATAGATGAGACTGAAGCTGCAGATGCTTTAGATGTGATTGCATTGCTAGCTAGGACAAAACATGATGTCAGCCTCACTTATCCTCCATTGTTGGTTCTGGCTGATAAATCTTGCTTAGAACCCCTTGTCTGCTGCCTTGCTGATGGTCCACCCATTGTGCAAGACAAGGCAATTGAAATTTTGTCCAGACTTTGTGGAGATCAGCCAGTTGTTCTTGGTGACTTGTTGTCTTCTAGTTCCAGATGCACTGGATCATTAGCTCATAGAATAATTAACTCTGCTAGTTTAGAAGTAAAAGTTGGAGCAGCTGCCTTACTAATTTGCGCTGCAAAGGATAAGAAAGAGCTCTCAATGGATTTGCTTGACACTTCTGGATATCAAAAACCATTGATTTACTCCTTAGTTGACATGATGAAGCAAAGTTCTAATTGTTCATTGTTAGAAATCGAAGTTTGCACCCCTAGAGGTTTTATGGAGAAGAATGCATTTCCAGAAGTTGATGAGTCAGAAATTCCTGATGCAGCCACAGTCTTGGGTGGTACTGTTGCCTTGTGGTTACTCTCAATTATTGCTTCTGTTCAGGTAAcaaacaaattaataattttggaaGCTGGTGGACTGGAAATTCTCTCTGAGAAACTTGCAAGACATGTCTCAAATCCACAG GCACAATATGAGGATACTGAAGAAATATGGATCAGCGCATTACTCTTGGCCATTTTATTTCAAGATACAAAGGTCATTCAATCTCCTGCAACAATGTGCACTGTACCTTCTCTGAGTCTACTTCTAACATCTGAGGAAGTAATTGACAAATATTTTGCTGCCCAAGCTATGGCAAGTCTTGTTCAAAATGGTGATAAGGGAATAGGTCTTGCCATTGCAAATTCTGGTGCTGTCCCAGGATTGATAACTATGATTGGGCATATAGAAACAGATATGCCAAATCTCATGGCTTTATCAGATGAGTTTTCCTTGGTGCGAACTCCAGATCAAGTTGTTTTGGATCATCTATTTGAAATTGAGGATGTAAGACTGGGATCTGTTGCACGGAAATCTATACCTCTTTTAGTAGATCTCTTGAAACCAATACCAGAAAGGCCTGGTGCTCCAGCAGCTGCCCTTAGACTCTTGATTTCCCTTGCAGATGGGAGTGATACAAATAAATTAATCCTTGCTGAAGCTGGAGCTCTGGAGGCTTTGAACAAATACCTGTCCTTGAGCCCTCAAGACACTACTGAGGCTACTATTTCTGACTTACTGAGAATATTATATTGCAATTCTGACCTAATTAATCATGAAGCATCGACAAATTCACTGAACCAACTCATAGCTGTTTTGCGTCTTGGTTCAAGAAATTCTAGATATAGTGCAGCTAGAGCACTCCATGAACTCTTTGATTCTCTGAATATTAGAGACTCAGAATTAGCTAAACAGGCCGTTCATCCATTGGTTGACATGCTGAATAATACATCAGGAAGTGAGCAGGAGGCTGCTTTAATGGCCTTGGTCAAGTTAATGTCAGGAAATTCTTCAAAAGCATCTCTGTTTACAGATGTGGAAGGCAACCCACTTGAAAGTTTACACAAAATATTGTCCTCCGCTTCATCCTTGGAGTTGAAGAATTATGCTGCGCAACTCTGCTTTGTACTGTTTGGTAATAGTAAGATCAGAGCAGAACGAATTGCCTCAGAATGCATAGAACCCCTTATATCACTGATGCAGTCTGATTCTGAGAGTGCAATAGAGTCTGGGGTTTGTGCTTTTGACAGATTGTTAGAAGATGAACATCAGGTAGAGCTTGCAGCAGCCTGTAACATCGTGGATTTCCTTGTCAGCTTGGTTTCTGGTACAAACTATCAGCTTATTGAGGCAACCATATCTGTTCTCCTCAGATTGGGCAAAGATAGGACTCCAACCAAATTAGACATGGTCAAATCTGGAATTATTAATAACTGTCTCAAGCTACTACCATTAGCACCTAGCTCATTATGCTCTACTATAGCTGAGCTGTTTCGCATCTTAACAAATAGTAATGCAATTGCCAGAAGTTCAGAGGCTGCAAAAATTGTAGAACCCCTTTTCCATGTTTTGCTATGTCGAGATTTCAACTTATGGGGACAGCATAGTGCCTTACAAGCACTTGTAAACATATTGGAAAAGCCACAAAGTCTTGCAACTTTAAAGCTTACACCTAGTGAAGTTATTGAACCCTTGATTTCTTTTCTGGAATCCCCATCCCAAGCTATTCAGCAACTTGGCACAGAACTCTTAGCTCATATTCTTGCACAGGAGCATTTTCAACAGGATATTTCAACAAAAAATGCAGTTCCACCTCTTGTACAGCTTGCAGGAATTGGAATATTGAACTTGCAACAAACAGCAATAAAAGCATTGGAAAAACTTTCTAAAACCTGGCCAAAGGCAGTTGCTGATGCCGGAGGTATTTTTGAGCTTGCAAAGGTTATTATTCAAGATGATCCTCAACCGCCACATGCACTCTGGGAATCAGCTGCTTTAGTTCTCTCTAATATATTATATTCTGATGCGGATTACTATTTCAAAGTTCCTGTGGCGGTTCTTGTAAAACTGTTAAACTCAAAAGTTGAGAATACAGTTAGCATAGCCCTTAACGCATTAGTAGTTCATGACACAAGTGATGCTTCAAGTGCTGAACAGATGGTGGAAGCTGGAGCTATAGATGCTCTGCTGGACCTTCTAAGATCTCATAATTGTGAAGAAGCATCTGGTAGATTACTCGAAGCTTTATTCAACAATGTGAATGTACGAGAGATGAAGATGTCGAGGTATGCTATAGCACCATTATCACAGTATCTATTAGATCCGCGTACCAAATCAGAGCCTGGCAAGCTTCTTGCTGCTTTAGCTCTAGGAGATCTTTCACAGTACGAGGGACATGCTAGAGCTAGTGACTCAGTTTCTGCATGCCGTGCATTGATAAGTTTACTTGAAGATCAGCCAACTGAAGAAATGAAGATGGTGGCTATATGTGCATTGCAGAACTTCGTCATGAACAGCAGGACCAACAGAAGAGCTGTTGCAGAAGCTGGGGGCATATTGGTGATTCAGGAATTGCTGCTGTCTCCAAATACAGAAGTTGCTGCACAAGCAGCATTGCTGATCAAATTTTTGTTCTCTACCCACACTCTACAAGAATATGTGTCAAATGAGCTAATAAGGTCTTTGACAG cttcaTTGGAAAGAGAGTTGTGGTCAACTGCCACAATCAATGAAGAGGTTTTGAAAACACTGCATGTGATATTCATGAACTTCCCTAAGCTCCATGTGTCCGAAGCTGCAACAGTTTGTATTCCTCATTTGGTAGGAGCTCTTAAATCTGGCGGTGAAGCAGCTCAGGACTCCGTACTTGATACCTTTTGCTTGCTGAAACAATCTTGGTCAACTATGCCAATAGATATTGCAAAGTCTCAGGCTATAGTTGCTGCTGAAGCGATCCCCATCTTGCAAATGCTCATGAAAACCTGCCCACCAAGCTTCCATGAGAGGGCAGATTCTCTTCTGCACTGCTTACCAGGTTGTTTGACTGTCATCATTAAGCGTGGAAATAACCTCAAGCAAACTATGGGAGGTACATGTGCATTTTGCAGGTTGACAATAGGCAATGGTCCTCCAAACCAAACCAAG ATGGTTCATGGTACTTCTCCAGAATGGAAAGAAGGATTCACGTGGGCATTTGATGTGCCTCCAAAGGGCCAAAAACTTCATATTGTATGCAAAAGCAAGAATACTTTTGGGAAG agattcagaggacatcAACGAATGGCAAGAAACAGAGCAAGTCTTGGATGGGGAATGGTGATGGTTTTTAAGAACTAA